From Roseofilum reptotaenium CS-1145, a single genomic window includes:
- a CDS encoding PAS domain-containing sensor histidine kinase has translation METKLQEVLQENQRLKYLLNQTEERYTLAISSSQVGVWDWNLQTNELYISPNLKGVLGYQDEEIPNYIESWMDLIHPDDREMTKKSAQEHLDGSTPLYEVEHRIVHKDGSIRWLLTRGIAFRDSEGKPYRMAGTDTDITSQKQSSNLINRLLDRLLMVIKTVGEGITLSDKKGHFTIFNPKMETLTGYSQEEANKANNFLNLLYPNPADLKRVTAQMNQVRDRGKIEDVETVICTKNGEQKTLLVSTSMIWEEERYWYLSVYRDITDRKHTEEELRHNKRFIEQLTDASPEVLYLYDLQTEKNIYVNRSLESVLGYSPEEVQSQGSMFFTQNYHSDELEHIETIQQEWLSLADGEVQEVEYRMRHRNGSWVWLRSRNMIFKRNAQGVPIEILGTAIDITTHKLIELQLWESEARLHTIINSASDGLLIVDLQGVIQFVNPAAEKLFNRPLSSLVDHDFGQPLTVGSVTEIDLIQGKQVMGVGEMSVSQTYWLGEPVYVISIRDITERRQAEEALRESEERFRQLAGNIEDVFWLASTHPYRIEYMSPAYEQVWERSISKAYEPNFSWLESIDPQDRDRVKETWDRQIQGEHTFCEYRILCPNGETRWIWDRAFPIEDQWGNIERVAGIAEDITDRKQAEEELKYRLKLETALSEVSKWLTRHDTLDFDDLLGILAQAMGANRVYLIRLNLEETQLSLTDEWCDAQSISFRDLLQDLDVAPFVWWFETLRQQDMLIFNSFDELPAIAKLEKAYLESLQIGSLLAVPIWTASGKLWGQITCESHCQNPKQWSVKDSRILQVVGEMLYTHTARQQAQLEQQESISQQIRQQQELARSNAELQQFAYVASHDLQEPLRGVVSFSQLLQEDYGNLLDDEGQSYLHCILSEGQRMQSLIRDLLAFSRVGTRAQERLPTDLDKVLEQVWINLKVAIEESGATITHDPLPTVHADRSQMVQLWQNLCSNAIKFRSDRPLKIHLGAQRQDCQWLFWVQDNGIGIDPYYAERIFVLFQRLHSQNAFPGTGIGLAICDKIIQRHGGTIWVESHLNQGATFYFTIGDRT, from the coding sequence GTGGAAACTAAACTACAAGAAGTCCTTCAAGAAAATCAGAGACTAAAGTATTTACTCAATCAAACAGAAGAACGCTACACCCTAGCAATTTCCAGTAGTCAAGTCGGAGTATGGGATTGGAATTTACAGACGAATGAACTGTATATTTCGCCCAACTTAAAAGGAGTTTTGGGATATCAAGATGAAGAAATTCCCAACTATATCGAGTCTTGGATGGATTTGATTCATCCTGACGATCGAGAGATGACAAAGAAGTCAGCTCAAGAACACTTAGATGGCTCAACCCCTCTTTATGAAGTTGAACATCGGATCGTCCATAAAGATGGAAGTATTCGCTGGCTGTTAACCCGAGGAATTGCGTTTCGAGATAGTGAAGGCAAGCCTTATCGCATGGCAGGTACAGATACAGATATCACGTCTCAAAAACAGAGTTCTAATTTAATAAACAGATTGCTAGATCGCCTATTAATGGTGATTAAGACGGTGGGAGAAGGTATTACTCTGAGTGATAAAAAGGGACATTTCACGATTTTTAATCCTAAAATGGAAACTCTGACCGGATATTCTCAAGAAGAAGCGAATAAAGCGAATAACTTCTTAAACTTGTTATATCCGAACCCAGCAGATTTAAAGCGAGTGACTGCTCAGATGAATCAGGTGCGCGATCGTGGAAAAATAGAGGATGTGGAAACGGTGATTTGCACGAAAAATGGAGAACAGAAAACATTGTTGGTTTCTACCTCTATGATTTGGGAAGAAGAACGATATTGGTATTTGAGTGTTTATCGAGATATTACCGATCGCAAGCACACAGAAGAAGAATTACGCCACAATAAACGCTTTATTGAACAACTGACTGATGCTTCTCCTGAAGTCCTCTACTTGTATGATTTGCAAACGGAGAAAAATATTTATGTTAATCGCTCTCTAGAAAGTGTGCTGGGTTATTCTCCCGAAGAAGTTCAATCCCAAGGATCGATGTTTTTTACGCAAAATTATCATTCAGATGAATTGGAACATATTGAAACTATACAACAGGAGTGGTTAAGTTTAGCCGATGGGGAAGTACAGGAAGTTGAGTATCGGATGCGCCATCGGAATGGGTCTTGGGTGTGGTTGCGATCGCGTAATATGATCTTTAAGCGCAATGCACAAGGAGTTCCGATTGAAATTTTAGGCACAGCGATTGATATTACCACCCACAAATTAATTGAATTACAACTCTGGGAGAGTGAGGCACGACTACATACGATTATTAATAGCGCTTCTGATGGCTTGCTGATTGTGGATCTTCAGGGTGTGATTCAGTTTGTTAATCCCGCAGCAGAAAAATTGTTTAATCGTCCCCTATCTAGTTTAGTCGATCACGATTTTGGTCAACCCCTAACCGTGGGGAGTGTAACAGAAATTGATTTAATTCAAGGGAAACAAGTGATGGGTGTTGGAGAAATGAGTGTTTCTCAAACCTATTGGTTGGGCGAACCCGTTTATGTGATCAGTATTCGCGATATTACAGAGCGCAGACAAGCAGAAGAGGCACTCAGAGAAAGTGAAGAACGGTTTCGTCAATTAGCCGGCAATATTGAGGATGTATTTTGGCTCGCTTCCACCCATCCCTATCGGATCGAATATATGAGTCCTGCGTATGAACAGGTTTGGGAGAGATCGATCTCAAAAGCCTATGAGCCTAATTTTTCTTGGTTAGAGAGCATTGATCCCCAAGATCGCGATCGCGTCAAAGAAACCTGGGATCGGCAAATCCAGGGCGAACATACCTTTTGTGAATATCGAATTCTTTGCCCCAATGGGGAAACTCGATGGATTTGGGATCGAGCCTTTCCCATCGAAGATCAATGGGGGAATATTGAGCGCGTTGCCGGAATTGCCGAAGATATTACCGATCGCAAACAAGCAGAAGAAGAATTAAAATATCGCCTCAAATTGGAAACTGCCTTATCTGAAGTGTCCAAATGGCTCACTCGCCATGATACCCTCGATTTTGACGATCTCTTGGGAATTTTAGCCCAAGCTATGGGAGCCAACCGCGTCTATTTAATTCGCTTGAATTTAGAAGAAACTCAGCTCAGTTTAACCGATGAATGGTGTGATGCTCAGAGTATATCATTTCGCGATCTGCTTCAAGACCTGGATGTGGCTCCTTTTGTCTGGTGGTTTGAGACTCTGCGTCAACAGGATATGTTGATATTTAATTCCTTTGATGAGCTGCCGGCGATCGCGAAGTTAGAGAAAGCCTATTTAGAATCGTTGCAGATTGGTTCCCTCTTAGCTGTTCCCATTTGGACAGCATCCGGAAAACTCTGGGGACAGATTACATGTGAGTCTCATTGTCAGAACCCGAAACAATGGTCTGTCAAAGATAGTCGGATTTTACAGGTGGTAGGGGAAATGCTCTATACCCATACCGCCCGTCAGCAAGCCCAACTCGAGCAACAAGAGTCAATTTCTCAACAAATCCGCCAACAACAAGAGTTAGCTCGCTCTAACGCCGAATTACAGCAATTTGCTTATGTTGCTTCCCATGATTTACAGGAACCCCTGCGAGGAGTCGTGAGCTTTAGTCAACTGTTGCAGGAAGATTATGGCAATCTTCTCGATGATGAAGGGCAAAGCTATCTTCACTGTATCCTCAGTGAAGGACAACGAATGCAAAGCTTAATCCGAGATTTATTAGCCTTTTCACGGGTGGGAACTCGCGCTCAAGAGAGGCTTCCCACCGATCTTGACAAGGTCTTAGAACAGGTATGGATTAACTTAAAAGTGGCGATCGAGGAAAGTGGTGCTACGATCACCCATGATCCCTTACCGACAGTCCATGCCGATCGCTCCCAGATGGTACAACTGTGGCAAAATTTATGCAGTAACGCCATTAAGTTTCGCAGCGATCGCCCCCTGAAGATTCATCTTGGCGCTCAACGTCAAGATTGCCAGTGGTTATTTTGGGTACAAGATAACGGTATTGGTATTGATCCTTATTATGCCGAGCGCATCTTTGTCCTTTTCCAAAGGCTCCATTCCCAAAACGCTTTTCCAGGCACAGGCATTGGGTTAGCAATCTGCGATAAGATTATTCAACGCCATGGGGGAACGATTTGGGTTGAGTCCCACCTGAACCAGGGAGCGACATTTTATTTTACAATTGGCGATCGCACCTGA
- a CDS encoding response regulator gives MNYSSEPVHILLVEDSPSQAALTMRAFREGSMTYQIHVVETGEQAIAFLYQQEPYQQSPRPQIILLDFKLPTKTGLEVLAEIKADLSLRVIPVIMLSNSENEADILSSYENYANCYLSKPSSFYQFQDLIRRVEDFWLTSVKLPPIPGTIF, from the coding sequence TTGAATTACAGTTCTGAACCCGTCCATATTCTATTGGTCGAAGACTCTCCGAGTCAAGCTGCCTTAACAATGCGGGCATTTCGGGAAGGCTCGATGACCTATCAGATCCATGTGGTAGAGACTGGGGAACAGGCGATCGCCTTTTTATATCAGCAGGAACCCTATCAGCAAAGTCCGCGCCCCCAGATCATACTATTAGACTTCAAGTTACCGACTAAAACGGGCTTAGAAGTCTTAGCGGAAATTAAAGCCGATCTATCTCTGAGGGTAATTCCTGTGATCATGTTAAGCAACTCAGAGAATGAAGCTGATATTCTGTCGAGTTACGAAAATTATGCCAATTGTTATCTGAGTAAACCTTCCTCTTTTTATCAGTTCCAAGACTTGATTCGCCGAGTAGAAGACTTTTGGTTAACTTCTGTTAAGCTACCTCCCATACCCGGTACGATATTCTAA
- a CDS encoding diguanylate cyclase domain-containing protein, producing MNQVILNVLLIEDNPTDVRLIETLLRRTQGCDYQIDHVETMTEAIEWVLKNSYAVILLDLSLPDIRGLETCQVMYQKAPHIPIIVLTGLEDEITAISALKVGAQDYIFKNELRPNMLARAIHYAIKRKETLEKLRQSEARYRGIIEDQTEFICRFLVDGTLTFINRSFSLFCHQSPDSLIGQCASYKLFAQDWPQLQTQLSQITPKSPTITLEFPILGHAPHLIWQSWTIRGIFTSQNTLVEYQAVGRDITHTKKAELILRKQAQQEKIFSIITQKIRQSLNLEEILKTTVQEVQQLLQVDRVLIYGLHPEPQLSVLMESVAPDCTSVLGEIIEEVNLEEILDWGSESELKLGVIEEILPPARSAFQEKLHQWQVKSQLVIQIKCFELLTPDQDVGIKLPEELRQKTPESLWGLLALQDCRSPRTWPEDQLELLRKITHQVAIAIRQGQLYQQLAQTNRVLQQMATLDGLTGIANRRCFDQYLAVEWRRLAREGTPLSVILCDVDYFKLYNDTYGHQAGDDCLRKVAQAIASSAQRPADLVARYGGEEFVVLLPNTPLDGALEVADKIQEEIQDREIEHLASPIRSNLTLSLGVACQTPRLDMEPYQLLINADEALYQSKAQGRNTIQTHGLSLDNHSRLV from the coding sequence GTGAATCAAGTTATCCTAAATGTACTATTGATTGAAGATAATCCTACTGATGTCCGTCTGATTGAAACTTTACTCAGAAGGACACAAGGATGCGATTACCAAATTGATCATGTGGAAACCATGACTGAAGCCATAGAATGGGTCTTAAAAAATTCTTATGCAGTAATTTTATTAGATTTGTCGTTGCCAGACATCCGAGGCTTAGAGACTTGTCAAGTTATGTATCAAAAAGCGCCTCATATTCCCATCATTGTGCTGACTGGCTTAGAAGATGAAATAACCGCCATATCTGCACTCAAAGTAGGGGCACAGGATTATATTTTTAAGAATGAGTTACGTCCCAATATGCTGGCCCGTGCCATTCATTATGCAATCAAGCGAAAAGAAACCCTAGAAAAATTACGGCAAAGTGAAGCTCGCTACCGAGGCATTATTGAAGATCAAACAGAATTTATTTGTCGATTTTTGGTCGATGGAACCCTTACATTTATTAACCGATCCTTTAGTTTATTTTGCCATCAATCCCCAGACTCCTTAATTGGCCAGTGTGCTTCCTACAAATTGTTTGCCCAAGACTGGCCTCAACTTCAGACACAACTGAGCCAAATTACCCCCAAAAGTCCCACCATTACCCTAGAATTCCCCATCCTTGGCCATGCCCCTCATCTGATTTGGCAGTCTTGGACGATTCGAGGGATTTTTACGTCCCAGAATACTCTAGTGGAATATCAGGCAGTAGGTCGAGATATTACCCACACCAAAAAAGCAGAATTGATTTTAAGAAAACAAGCCCAACAGGAAAAAATTTTTAGTATTATCACCCAAAAAATTCGCCAATCCCTTAATTTAGAGGAGATCTTAAAAACTACGGTTCAGGAAGTCCAGCAACTGCTGCAAGTAGATCGAGTGTTAATCTATGGTTTACACCCGGAACCGCAGTTAAGTGTTTTGATGGAGTCAGTCGCTCCTGATTGTACTTCAGTTTTAGGAGAAATCATTGAGGAAGTGAACCTCGAAGAAATTCTCGATTGGGGGTCAGAATCGGAGTTAAAACTGGGGGTAATTGAAGAAATTTTACCCCCAGCTCGTTCTGCATTTCAAGAAAAGTTACATCAATGGCAGGTTAAATCCCAATTGGTGATTCAAATTAAGTGCTTTGAGTTACTCACACCCGATCAAGATGTGGGGATAAAATTACCAGAAGAATTACGGCAAAAAACACCCGAATCGCTGTGGGGGCTTTTGGCCTTACAGGATTGTCGATCGCCGCGTACGTGGCCAGAAGATCAACTAGAACTGCTAAGAAAAATTACCCATCAGGTGGCGATCGCTATCCGTCAAGGACAACTGTATCAACAATTAGCTCAAACCAATCGGGTCCTTCAACAAATGGCTACCCTAGACGGCTTAACAGGTATTGCCAATCGGCGATGCTTCGATCAATACTTAGCGGTGGAATGGCGCAGACTTGCCCGTGAAGGAACTCCCCTCTCCGTTATCCTATGTGATGTCGATTATTTCAAACTCTATAATGATACCTATGGCCATCAAGCTGGAGATGATTGCTTACGGAAAGTTGCCCAGGCGATCGCCTCATCAGCCCAACGTCCAGCCGATTTAGTCGCTCGCTATGGTGGGGAAGAATTTGTGGTGCTTCTCCCCAACACTCCCTTAGATGGTGCTCTAGAAGTCGCTGACAAAATTCAGGAAGAGATTCAGGATCGAGAAATTGAGCATCTCGCTTCCCCAATTCGATCGAACTTAACGTTATCTCTAGGAGTCGCGTGCCAAACTCCTCGATTAGACATGGAACCCTATCAGCTACTGATCAATGCCGATGAAGCTCTCTATCAATCTAAAGCTCAGGGGCGCAATACCATTCAGACCCATGGATTAAGCTTGGATAATCACTCAAGATTAGTGTAG